TTCGCTTCAAAAGCTCTGGGATCCCATTGAATGCATAGAGTGAAGCTGAGAATTTTCTTTCATATGATATCATCGAGTGTTCATCTGCTAGAATCTCGGCCGCCATTGTTGGTGATTCAAGCTCTTCAGCCAACTGAAATGGTGAACAGGAATAAGAtggcccaaatccaatctcatccACGAACTGGAAATCCAATGTTCCTTCATCCCCCAAATCATCATCATTAGAAGGGGAACTCCAATCCAATTCTCTCTTGGAGTTGGAACAGTCTTCGTTATCAGTCAAACACGATTCCACACTCTTTGTATTGAAAAGTTCATCATTCGAAATCGAAAAATCCTCAAGGACATCAAGGAAACCATGATTATTATCATCCTCGACCTGCTGCAACAATGGCTGCTGGCTAACACAGGCGTTCACAGTGACACTAACAGGCGGTGGTGAAGGAGTTGGCAATGGAAAACACGAATTATTCTTAGCTTGAATCCTTTGAAGAAGACGATTACTGATCTTTGAAGAAAGAGCTGGAGTTGAATTCATTGATGATGAAGAACAAGGCCAGAAATTTGTTCTCGTATTAGCACCACGAAGCAAGCAAGCGGCTTCATCGTAAGCCCTCGCGGCTTCTTCAGCCGTATCAAAAGTGCCCAACCAAACCCTTATTTTCTGTATCGTGTCCTTAATCTCCGCCACCCATCGACCCGATGGCCTTTGCCTTACGCCAACGAATCGCTTCCTCGCCCTCCTAATACCGCCAAGACTGGCGGTTGCTGCGGCGGCTTGTTTCACCATTTCATCCCAACCCATTGTTTCATCTTCTGTTGCCATATCTGTATCCACCTTTCTCTTCCTACCCATGGCTTTTATCTTTTTGAAGCTGTCTTCTGTTTCAGCTATGGCGGATGGAATTTGATGCTTTGAGTTTTTTTGAGCTCTGTATTTATAtggaaaacaaaatgaaaatattagATACTGTCAAAGGAAAGGAGAGGTTTGACAAGGTCttaataatatacatacatatatatataatatttaagcTTCATAAATCCAACACAAATGGATGATTTGTAGCACTTCCATTGATGatcatgaataaaataaataagttaacGTGTTTTGTTTCATTTGAGGCTATTTTTTCCCTGACCAAGTCACACAGGATCTTTGCTTCCATTTGGTTTGCTCTAAGCTTTGTTTTCAATAATATACTCATTTTTTAATGTGAAAAAACACAAGTAGACCAGTTTTGCATCTTcttttaagggtttttttaaatgataattatatatatttagttgGTTTATAGTAAAGAATTGGTTAATTTAcatcattagtcactaaattatgagttaatttttatttgggccatttaattattcaaaaaatttcatttaagtcactaaaatattaaaataaatattatatggtttttttaaaaaaaaactctctttctcctttttctctacaatttaaatttttttataaaataattatgaatctataaattaaaattcaaataatttttttctttattgatCTGAGATTATATTTAATTAGTTTACAGTAAAGGAATTACTGGATATATGATTAGATATTTACCTTTCTTTATCAAACAATGTAATGGCTTTTAACTGCGAAACATAGAATTCATCACTGTCTTGAAAAAGACTCATTTGTACCCTTTTTCTTGTCTGTCTTTGGAAACCACATTAAAAACAACTCAATGTGAAAGTGATATCTAAAACAATGCCCAAAAAAGGCATCATTTTCACTTgcaataaaacattttattggTTATCAAATTATTAGTATGTCTCCACTAAggacatatttatttatttttaatttaagatttttttttcttaaaaaaaatcccTTTATTGAGACTTCTTTATTTGGTGTtgtatttttttagtaatttaatttataatgagtttatataaattattaaaaatatattttttaataatatttattattttattagttaatttatGATACCAATTCAATTAACAAATAATATGTATTCAAtgcaaatattttaataaataatatatattcaatttcatGTGATTTGATTTATCTATAAAAGAGTAAGGTACTGAAGGATATGGCCCAAACCCATTTTAAGCTTACTCATATCAGTAAAATCACATAGATaatttaatatatacttttttatGTTTACATTATAGTGTTGTATATATTgttgtgaatttaattttattgtcatATAAAGAAttacattatatataaaaataaaataatatactacaaaattaaaagaaaaaagttggGCCAGTCTTGAACCTTAAATATTAGAGCTCAAACTCGATCAATATTTTAAGTAAGCCTAATTCTTTGTCCCTCCTAAATATTAAGggagatatcaaattaaaacgAATATTCTGATTCTTAAACAGGTAACTAAAGGTCGAAGCACTATACTCATTGAAAAAAATAGTTCTGTTTTTTTATAATGAAGGGAAAAGAATAAAAGTATCAACGATTAAACTTAAGCTCTCATACCACACTACACAACCATTTTATCACTTGTGAGGTAattgaa
This window of the Gossypium hirsutum isolate 1008001.06 chromosome A09, Gossypium_hirsutum_v2.1, whole genome shotgun sequence genome carries:
- the LOC107890193 gene encoding ethylene-responsive transcription factor ERN1, giving the protein MGRKRKVDTDMATEDETMGWDEMVKQAAAATASLGGIRRARKRFVGVRQRPSGRWVAEIKDTIQKIRVWLGTFDTAEEAARAYDEAACLLRGANTRTNFWPCSSSSMNSTPALSSKISNRLLQRIQAKNNSCFPLPTPSPPPVSVTVNACVSQQPLLQQVEDDNNHGFLDVLEDFSISNDELFNTKSVESCLTDNEDCSNSKRELDWSSPSNDDDLGDEGTLDFQFVDEIGFGPSYSCSPFQLAEELESPTMAAEILADEHSMISYERKFSASLYAFNGIPELLKRKLGSEAAMAERRSEQLSALRNACKNNNKRVKQDDLGTKQEESPQSSFDSSSSMDMVEPSSSGNHDGESLWSSLDLPPIIALLTS